A single region of the Mercenaria mercenaria strain notata chromosome 6, MADL_Memer_1, whole genome shotgun sequence genome encodes:
- the LOC123543612 gene encoding uncharacterized protein LOC123543612, translated as MDREFKIHFAAEPIAPVQQMEECGQLKQQGGQEQMMYQQVKQPISSIQVKKQQPNLYQQSGQLQKPHSVFTGPQTGQDFKTDTHDDDAISTHGDINEVIITHGVDKAITTHGNNDAISTRGNNYAFSACGNNDAISTHGNNDAFSACGNNDAFITRGNNDAFITRGNNDAISTHGDNDAISTQGDNDAFSTCGNNNAMSTHGDNDAISTQGDNDAFSTQGDNDAFSTCGNNDAISKHWNNDAISTHGNNDAFSTCGNNDAISTCGYNNAISTHGNNNAISTHGNNDAISTHGNNNAISTHGNNDAIGTCGNNNAISTQGNYNAISTHGDNDAISTQCLALFSF; from the exons ATGGACAGAGAATTTAAGATACACTTTGCAGCTGAACCAATA GCCCCTGTCCAGCAGATGGAAGAGTGTGGTCAGTTGAAGCAGCAAGGTGGCCAAGAACAGATGATGTACCAGCAGGTAAAGCAGCCTATATCCTCCATCCAGGTAAAGAAACAACAGCCAAATCTCTATCAGCAGTCTGGTCAGTTACAGAAACCACATTCAGTTTTTACAGGACCCCAGACCGGCCAGGATTTTAAGACAG ATACACATGATGATGATGCCATCAGTACTCATGGGGACATCAATGAAGTCATTATTACACATGGAGTAGACAAAGCCATAACTACACATGGGAACAACGATGCCATCAGTACACGTGGGAACAATTATGCTTTCAGTGCATGTGGGAACAATGATGCCATCAGTACACATGGGAATAATGATGCTTTCAGTGCATGTGGGAACAATGATGCCTTCATTACACGTGGGAACAATGATGCCTTCATTACACGTGGGAACAATGATGCCATCAGTACACATGGGGACAATGATGCCATCAGTACACAAGGGGACAATGATGCCTTCAGTACATGTGGGAACAATAATGCCATGAGTACACATGGGGACAATGATGCCATCAGTACACAAGGGGACAATGATGCCTTCAGTACACAAGGGGACAATGATGCCTTCAGTACATGTGGGAACAATGATGCCATCAGTAAACACTGGAACAACGATGCCATCAGTACACATGGGAACAACGATGCCTTTAGTACATGTGGGAACAACGATGCCATCAGTACATGTGGGTACAATAATGCCATCAGTACACATGGGAACAACAATGCCATCAGTACACATGGGAACAATGATGCCATCAGTACACATGGGAACAATAATGCCATCAGTACACATGGGAACAATGATGCCATCGGTACATGTGGGAACAATAATGCCATCAGTACACAAGGGAACTATAATGCCATCAGTACACATGGGGACAATGATGCCATCAGTACACAATGTTTGGCTTtgtttagtttttag